From Paenibacillus sp. GP183, one genomic window encodes:
- a CDS encoding MBL fold metallo-hydrolase, whose amino-acid sequence MIHTIEHTDSILQIKVPLPFPLRWVNSYLVSGSASYTLIDPGLHTPDAQQLWLAVLSERGIAFEHIEQIVLTHHHPDHYGMAGWFQERTGAPVLLSEAGWQQAQLLWGEDQPMSALILRLFARHGLDATGLEAMTKHMDGFVQWVSPQPQITLLREGPVRLGDRVYEAIETPGHAEGHLCFYDAEAEVIFCGDHVLPQISPNVSFLPEVEANPLGAYLSSLREVSRLRVKMAYPGHREPWPLFGERAAELIRHHEERLALMAAYLREPHTAYEVCTATFGAQLSTHQLRFALSETIAHLVLLEAEGRIRLQSLAPAESADSDANANAEVIRYIAVS is encoded by the coding sequence ATGATACATACAATTGAACATACCGACAGCATTCTGCAAATCAAGGTCCCGCTGCCGTTCCCGCTGCGCTGGGTCAACAGCTACCTCGTGTCGGGCAGTGCCAGCTACACGCTGATCGATCCCGGGCTGCACACCCCGGATGCGCAGCAGCTATGGCTCGCTGTGCTGAGCGAGCGCGGCATTGCCTTTGAGCACATCGAGCAGATTGTGCTCACCCACCACCATCCCGACCACTACGGGATGGCCGGCTGGTTCCAGGAGCGCACGGGCGCGCCGGTCCTCCTTTCGGAGGCCGGCTGGCAGCAGGCGCAGCTCCTGTGGGGCGAGGATCAGCCGATGTCGGCGCTGATCCTGCGCTTATTTGCCCGGCACGGTCTGGATGCCACCGGGCTGGAGGCCATGACGAAGCATATGGATGGCTTCGTCCAGTGGGTTTCCCCGCAGCCGCAGATCACGCTGCTGCGGGAAGGGCCTGTGCGCCTCGGGGACCGGGTGTACGAAGCCATCGAGACCCCCGGCCATGCCGAGGGTCATCTTTGCTTCTACGACGCCGAGGCGGAGGTGATCTTTTGCGGCGACCACGTCCTGCCGCAAATATCGCCGAACGTGAGCTTCCTCCCGGAGGTGGAAGCTAATCCGCTCGGCGCGTACCTCAGCAGCCTGCGTGAGGTCAGCAGGCTGCGCGTGAAGATGGCTTACCCGGGGCACCGGGAGCCTTGGCCCTTGTTCGGCGAGCGCGCGGCCGAACTGATCCGGCACCATGAGGAGCGCCTCGCGCTCATGGCTGCGTACTTGCGGGAGCCGCACACCGCGTACGAGGTGTGCACGGCGACGTTCGGGGCGCAGCTATCTACGCACCAGCTGCGCTTTGCGCTGTCGGAGACGATTGCGCATCTCGTCCTCCTGGAAGCGGAGGGACGCATTCGCTTGCAATCGCTGGCTCCCGCCGAATCCGCAGATTCAGATGCGAACGCCAATGCGGAGGTCATTCGCTATATAGCTGTTTCATAA
- a CDS encoding XTP/dITP diphosphatase, which translates to MRLQSNLVVIATRNQGKMKEFAKLFGQNGIRVRSLDDYSDLPPIVEDGATFAENAKIKAQTISAHLHVPVFADDSGLCVEALGGGPGVYSARYAGEHATDEQNNEKLLRELEKVTDPTAVLLSPATFVCALALVDTAAHETIETEAACSGFILNEPRGSGGFGYDPLFYIPSIGKTMAELKADEKNEISHRAMALRQFFALISEERD; encoded by the coding sequence ATGCGGCTTCAGAGTAATCTTGTTGTTATTGCCACTCGTAACCAAGGAAAAATGAAAGAATTTGCCAAGCTGTTTGGACAAAATGGCATTCGTGTGCGCAGCCTGGATGATTATTCGGATTTGCCGCCAATCGTCGAGGATGGCGCTACCTTTGCCGAAAACGCCAAAATCAAGGCGCAAACGATATCGGCCCATTTGCATGTACCCGTTTTTGCGGATGATTCCGGATTATGCGTCGAGGCATTGGGCGGGGGGCCAGGCGTTTACTCCGCGCGCTATGCCGGTGAGCATGCTACCGATGAGCAAAACAATGAAAAGCTGCTGCGCGAGCTGGAGAAGGTGACTGACCCCACCGCTGTTCTGCTTAGTCCAGCAACCTTTGTTTGCGCATTGGCGCTAGTCGACACGGCTGCGCACGAGACCATTGAAACCGAGGCTGCATGCAGCGGCTTCATCTTGAACGAACCCAGAGGAAGCGGAGGGTTCGGATACGATCCGCTTTTCTATATCCCCTCTATAGGCAAAACGATGGCTGAGCTGAAAGCAGATGAAAAAAACGAAATCAGCCACAGAGCCATGGCGCTGCGCCAATTTTTTGCTTTAATCTCGGAAGAGAGGGATTAA
- a CDS encoding GerMN domain-containing protein, with translation MLHRPWIRIAALTGAIVLLTTGCSLWGSKKANQIDPPQSGTGAEAVSKTVSGTGSGSGSGTGSSSGSGAGSGTVTINMADSQNQMTLFAKDAKGFVAPISLSLPKTQSPARTTLEYMVKGGPVDSLLPSGFEALLPKGTIIKGVNIITEKKLAVVDFSKQFLSYTPGDERKILEAITWTLTGFPAVEKVQLWVEGKVLKEMPVGKTPLDQPIGRTMGINIEKSEDADFGQSTPVTLYFLNQNDPNYKYYVPVTRMVKRTDDVVTTTVQQLIKGPDAKKGLSPVIQPGTEVRSVKKTDNLITIDFSGKLLGSDQKASVDTLQSIVLSLTENTGISKVQIMIDGAVKDASVSRPSHVNPVKL, from the coding sequence ATGTTACACCGACCATGGATTCGCATTGCTGCTTTGACAGGGGCAATTGTTTTACTGACTACCGGCTGCTCGCTGTGGGGTTCCAAGAAAGCGAATCAGATCGATCCACCGCAATCGGGAACGGGAGCGGAGGCGGTATCTAAAACTGTTTCAGGAACTGGTTCAGGTAGTGGCTCAGGAACTGGTTCAAGCAGTGGTTCAGGAGCTGGTTCGGGAACGGTGACCATTAACATGGCAGACAGCCAGAATCAAATGACCTTATTTGCCAAGGATGCCAAAGGTTTTGTTGCCCCAATCAGTTTGAGTCTACCCAAAACACAGTCTCCGGCAAGAACCACGCTGGAGTACATGGTGAAAGGCGGACCAGTGGACAGTCTATTGCCCTCGGGCTTTGAAGCTTTACTGCCAAAGGGAACCATCATCAAGGGCGTCAATATTATCACTGAGAAGAAACTGGCTGTTGTCGATTTTTCCAAGCAATTTTTAAGCTACACTCCAGGGGATGAGCGCAAAATACTGGAAGCGATCACCTGGACATTAACCGGCTTTCCCGCTGTAGAAAAAGTTCAGCTTTGGGTAGAGGGCAAAGTGTTAAAGGAAATGCCTGTCGGAAAAACGCCGCTTGATCAACCTATCGGCCGTACGATGGGAATTAACATCGAGAAATCTGAAGATGCAGACTTTGGCCAATCCACACCAGTCACTCTTTATTTTCTGAATCAAAATGATCCAAACTACAAATATTATGTACCTGTCACCCGAATGGTCAAAAGAACGGACGATGTCGTTACAACAACCGTCCAGCAGTTGATTAAAGGGCCGGATGCCAAAAAAGGTCTCAGCCCGGTGATCCAGCCAGGTACGGAAGTACGCAGCGTCAAAAAAACCGATAATCTGATTACCATTGATTTCTCGGGTAAATTGCTCGGTTCGGATCAAAAAGCATCAGTGGATACCTTGCAGTCCATCGTTTTATCCTTAACCGAGAATACAGGGATCAGCAAAGTGCAAATTATGATTGACGGCGCGGTAAAGGATGCTTCCGTTTCCAGACCTTCTCATGTAAATCCAGTGAAGCTTTAA
- a CDS encoding phosphatidylglycerophosphatase A, which produces MRTFLKDKTEILNEMREEIFRSFPQVDIENAIARLLVEVRGIKKIPSELITNTLLGVMSKTETYNVMSTLLELEKKVKHDPELHASMKDPSYNLHRTIAMSICGLYGSGASSLFGFLDCKFRFFFPNKRPKSFLSKGICAIVASAATVVISENVKEDYTQINLELLASRGVHLDDLVDILDGLQRPYSPSLDRQVCVDHTLAVLKKQQTFHAIQLAIKIDVGVEKGEFKDQYNHIVGHDEGLFGVDESIAMAIPLMYGTIAITNFGYLDKAKIGIIQELDSDQSEGMCNTFIDDIVCGIVAAACGRLAHNNIPTFNKPVQ; this is translated from the coding sequence TTGAGAACTTTTTTGAAGGATAAAACGGAGATCTTGAATGAAATGAGGGAAGAAATTTTCCGATCATTTCCCCAAGTTGATATAGAAAATGCAATAGCCCGCCTTTTGGTGGAAGTCCGAGGGATCAAAAAAATCCCCTCGGAGCTCATTACCAACACCTTGCTTGGCGTTATGAGCAAAACGGAAACCTATAATGTGATGTCTACTCTCCTTGAGCTTGAGAAAAAAGTAAAGCACGATCCTGAGCTGCATGCCAGTATGAAGGATCCATCCTATAATCTGCATCGTACCATCGCCATGTCCATCTGCGGACTTTATGGCAGCGGAGCAAGCTCTTTATTCGGTTTTTTAGATTGCAAATTCCGTTTCTTTTTCCCCAACAAACGGCCCAAATCCTTTCTATCCAAAGGAATTTGCGCCATTGTCGCTTCCGCGGCAACGGTGGTCATTTCAGAAAACGTGAAAGAGGATTACACACAGATCAATCTGGAACTGCTCGCTTCCCGCGGCGTCCATCTTGATGACTTGGTTGATATTTTGGATGGTCTGCAGCGTCCTTACAGCCCATCATTGGATCGCCAGGTTTGCGTGGACCATACATTGGCCGTGCTGAAGAAGCAGCAGACATTCCATGCCATCCAACTGGCGATCAAAATCGATGTAGGGGTGGAAAAAGGGGAATTTAAAGACCAATACAATCATATCGTCGGCCATGATGAAGGGCTGTTCGGCGTTGATGAGTCGATCGCAATGGCGATTCCGCTCATGTATGGCACGATCGCGATTACAAATTTCGGCTATCTGGACAAAGCCAAGATCGGTATCATCCAGGAGCTCGACAGCGATCAGTCGGAAGGCATGTGCAACACCTTCATCGACGACATCGTATGCGGAATTGTAGCGGCAGCATGCGGCCGTTTGGCTCACAACAATATCCCAACCTTCAATAAACCTGTCCAGTAG
- a CDS encoding DEAD/DEAH box helicase — protein sequence MKITDIQRFGFHPVLGEWFTGRFHEPTDVQIQAWTQIGESAHTLISSPTGSGKTLAALLPCLDRIAKLKISSSLAASGVKVLYVTPLKALNNDIHQHVFHFLEEIEELGAQSTLGAEETHWPGITVGIRTGDTSQSTRASMLRQPPDLLVTTPESLYLLLTSPRAREMLRTVEQVIVDEIHDLAADKRGMHLSITLERLAVWCARPPQRIGVSATQKPIQRVAQFLGGWEDDRPREVAIVESLADKRYELLVTMPEPARPQADQEAVWTPIVERILQLMEGSTTVLVFANSRRLCERLTLRINDHVGHQIAKSHHGSVAREKRLEVERQLKAGELRCLIATSSLELGIDVGHVDLVIQIDSPLTAAAGIQRIGRAGHAVGGVSRGVLLARSRGVLPELAVLSRRIAARDIEAIRVPRNGLDVLAQQIVAMVSLSDDWDLTRLTRVLSHSDSYRTLPRERLTAMLQVLAGFFPFVRPLIAWDRETGRLQPLGVSTMAAITGAGTIPQSTAYPVHLNETGLHLGELDEEFIHESSIGDVFQLGTASWQIVRIQHDRVYVREAANRFSEIPFWRGEAGSRSFELGQQTGELWRAVSDHLRSSQACSGAAGVEAPNPGAAETISLTQAELDTVDWLGKEYAFDAEAGRNLVDLVRRQLAVGSVPTDLNIVIETFADEHNQTHLNIYSLFGRTVNRTWLMAMDRKLKQQGLAPMYINAKDNGIELIFQEYNEAILQSILTLSLDQLEAFVIDAAAESSMFAASFRKLAETSLLLSRSFTRMPAWQRRLRSEELLREALPYKEQFPLFEEAMRECLEEHLDIQSVKFLLEEIESKRISVTVEHHPFPSPLAGQFIFEYVNTKIYESDVLSRDLQLELLGFSRQIASQVFGAETLKHAVDPEVIQAEKNRLEGLDQPLQKPGDLLRYLKGHGDSSLEELRSLTGPLANDWLSELEQQHAVQPIFLAGETRYICNDEAEQYAALSSSSSLALTFILKRNAESRLSFTTEEIGKRYALSSEIIARWIEDGLEQGYLQQAPFAEPGEEDLWTSTRVASRLIRMSLQAYRRNREALSPFAFLQQLLIRHRLLVPFQSQGNEALREVISGLQGLFLPITLWESVIFPARMPSYKKQDLDALCAAGDLIWMGHKESEEKEGRIAFFLTDNTELSEPYLHRSQESAQPELLANLRERGARFLSKLAIETGEQPSVLLQKLMELVWEGHVSNDQFSPIRLHAQGPAKKNDKFQSGLGRWYALEPASGDFDTEASAVKWTHYLLDRYGLICKDLVAAFSPFPWETIVQVLKQLENWGMVVRGLFIEGLPQLQFTTKAFLSSIQQSSSSSVPGGNEALVLISSVDPANPFGMLMPWPSQESIPFSRKSGNYLVMKGAFWLYWVENNGRRIYRIGQKEQSEEQIQDDLKTIFRICLRQHHLRKIIIESWNGTRITEALEREYLLHLGAELDQTRYVLWPSQLS from the coding sequence ATGAAGATCACAGACATTCAGAGGTTTGGCTTTCATCCCGTACTTGGCGAATGGTTTACCGGCCGTTTTCACGAACCGACCGATGTACAAATCCAGGCTTGGACCCAAATTGGCGAAAGCGCTCACACGCTTATTTCTTCGCCTACGGGTTCAGGTAAAACCTTAGCTGCGCTTCTTCCCTGTCTGGATCGAATCGCCAAGCTTAAAATCTCCTCCAGCCTTGCAGCATCCGGTGTAAAAGTGTTATATGTGACTCCATTAAAAGCGCTAAATAACGATATTCATCAGCATGTCTTTCATTTTCTTGAAGAGATTGAAGAGCTTGGTGCCCAGAGCACGCTTGGAGCAGAAGAAACCCATTGGCCCGGGATAACCGTCGGCATTCGCACCGGTGATACCAGCCAGAGCACGCGCGCCTCGATGCTGAGGCAGCCGCCGGATCTATTGGTGACGACTCCGGAGTCGCTGTATCTCTTGCTCACTTCGCCGCGCGCCCGCGAGATGCTGCGCACCGTGGAGCAGGTCATCGTGGATGAAATCCACGATCTTGCCGCAGACAAGCGGGGCATGCACTTGTCGATCACCCTCGAGCGGCTGGCTGTGTGGTGTGCCCGTCCGCCGCAGCGGATCGGCGTTTCTGCCACACAGAAGCCTATCCAGCGGGTAGCGCAGTTTTTGGGCGGCTGGGAGGATGACCGGCCGCGGGAGGTGGCGATTGTCGAGAGCCTCGCCGACAAGCGCTATGAGCTGCTGGTGACGATGCCGGAGCCAGCCCGGCCTCAAGCCGACCAGGAGGCCGTCTGGACGCCGATTGTCGAGCGGATTCTGCAGCTGATGGAAGGCAGCACCACGGTGCTTGTTTTTGCAAACAGCCGCAGGCTCTGTGAGCGGCTTACCTTGCGGATCAACGACCATGTCGGCCACCAGATCGCCAAGTCCCACCACGGCAGCGTCGCCCGTGAAAAGCGGCTCGAGGTCGAGCGCCAGCTCAAGGCCGGCGAGCTGCGCTGCCTGATCGCGACCTCGTCGCTGGAGCTCGGCATCGATGTCGGCCATGTCGATCTGGTGATCCAGATCGACTCGCCGCTCACCGCTGCCGCAGGCATCCAGCGCATCGGCCGCGCCGGCCATGCCGTCGGCGGCGTCAGCCGCGGGGTGCTGCTCGCGCGCAGCCGCGGGGTCCTGCCTGAGCTGGCTGTGCTCAGCCGGCGCATCGCAGCGCGGGACATCGAGGCCATACGCGTTCCGCGCAATGGCCTTGATGTCCTGGCGCAGCAAATCGTCGCCATGGTATCCTTGAGTGATGATTGGGATCTCACGCGGCTCACCCGCGTGCTGTCGCACAGCGACAGCTACCGCACGCTGCCGCGCGAGCGCCTTACGGCGATGCTGCAGGTGCTCGCCGGGTTCTTTCCATTCGTGCGGCCGCTGATCGCATGGGACCGGGAAACCGGCCGTCTGCAGCCGTTAGGCGTCAGCACGATGGCGGCGATCACCGGGGCCGGAACGATCCCCCAAAGCACTGCTTATCCCGTGCATCTGAACGAAACCGGCCTTCATCTCGGTGAGCTGGATGAAGAGTTCATTCACGAGTCGTCGATAGGCGACGTCTTCCAATTGGGCACGGCTTCCTGGCAAATCGTGCGAATCCAGCACGATCGCGTCTACGTACGTGAAGCCGCCAACCGCTTTAGCGAGATCCCCTTCTGGCGCGGGGAAGCGGGCAGCCGGTCGTTCGAGCTTGGCCAGCAAACCGGCGAGCTCTGGAGAGCCGTGAGCGACCATCTGCGAAGCTCGCAGGCTTGCTCCGGTGCCGCCGGGGTAGAGGCTCCGAATCCCGGAGCTGCCGAGACCATTTCTCTTACACAAGCTGAGCTCGATACAGTGGATTGGCTTGGAAAGGAGTATGCCTTTGACGCAGAGGCAGGCAGGAATCTGGTGGATTTGGTGCGCAGACAGCTTGCGGTTGGCTCTGTGCCAACTGATTTGAATATAGTTATAGAGACTTTTGCCGATGAACACAATCAGACGCATCTAAATATCTACAGTTTATTTGGACGTACCGTTAATCGCACCTGGCTGATGGCGATGGATCGCAAGCTAAAGCAGCAAGGGTTGGCGCCGATGTATATCAATGCCAAAGACAACGGGATTGAGCTTATTTTTCAGGAATACAATGAAGCCATTCTACAAAGTATCCTTACTCTTTCACTTGATCAATTGGAGGCTTTCGTGATCGATGCTGCTGCGGAATCTTCCATGTTTGCCGCATCCTTCCGCAAGTTGGCAGAGACTTCCCTGCTCCTCTCTCGCAGCTTCACCCGCATGCCTGCCTGGCAGAGACGCCTGCGAAGTGAAGAGCTTTTGCGAGAGGCCCTGCCTTATAAGGAACAATTTCCTTTATTTGAGGAAGCTATGAGAGAATGTCTGGAAGAGCACCTGGACATACAGAGTGTGAAGTTCTTATTGGAAGAAATAGAATCAAAGCGAATCTCAGTAACGGTGGAGCACCATCCATTTCCTTCCCCTCTTGCAGGGCAATTTATCTTCGAATATGTGAACACCAAAATATATGAATCCGATGTGCTTTCCCGTGATCTTCAGCTTGAGCTGCTTGGCTTTAGCCGTCAAATCGCGAGCCAGGTATTTGGTGCGGAAACCTTAAAGCATGCCGTCGATCCCGAGGTGATCCAAGCCGAGAAAAACCGACTCGAGGGCTTGGATCAACCTCTGCAGAAACCAGGCGATCTTCTTCGGTATTTGAAGGGGCACGGCGATTCATCCTTAGAGGAGCTTCGTTCTCTGACAGGCCCCCTCGCGAATGATTGGCTGTCTGAGCTCGAACAGCAGCATGCCGTCCAGCCCATTTTTCTAGCAGGTGAAACTCGTTATATCTGCAATGATGAGGCTGAGCAATATGCCGCTTTGTCCTCTTCTTCTTCCCTGGCATTGACCTTCATTTTAAAGCGAAATGCGGAGAGCAGGCTATCTTTTACAACCGAAGAAATCGGGAAAAGATACGCATTGAGCAGTGAGATCATTGCTCGCTGGATCGAAGATGGCTTGGAGCAAGGCTACCTGCAGCAGGCACCTTTTGCCGAGCCAGGCGAGGAAGACCTTTGGACCAGCACCAGGGTTGCTTCCCGTTTGATTCGAATGTCGCTTCAGGCCTATCGCCGGAATCGGGAAGCACTTTCACCATTTGCTTTTCTGCAGCAGCTTTTAATTCGTCATCGGCTTCTTGTCCCCTTTCAATCACAAGGAAACGAAGCACTCCGTGAAGTCATTAGCGGACTTCAGGGATTATTCCTGCCGATAACCCTGTGGGAGTCGGTCATTTTTCCTGCACGAATGCCATCTTACAAGAAGCAGGATTTGGATGCTCTCTGTGCTGCAGGAGACCTGATCTGGATGGGGCACAAGGAGTCCGAAGAGAAAGAAGGACGGATTGCCTTTTTCCTTACGGATAACACGGAGCTGTCCGAACCTTATCTCCATCGCTCCCAAGAGAGTGCACAGCCCGAGCTGCTTGCCAATCTGCGCGAGCGGGGAGCTCGTTTTTTAAGCAAGCTTGCGATTGAAACGGGTGAGCAGCCTTCCGTTCTTTTGCAAAAATTGATGGAGCTTGTATGGGAAGGCCATGTGTCCAACGATCAATTTTCACCCATACGCCTTCATGCTCAAGGACCTGCCAAGAAAAATGACAAATTCCAATCCGGACTGGGCCGCTGGTATGCGCTGGAACCAGCTTCCGGTGATTTTGATACCGAAGCCTCCGCAGTAAAGTGGACTCACTATCTTCTAGACAGGTATGGTCTGATTTGCAAAGATCTGGTGGCGGCTTTCTCGCCCTTTCCTTGGGAAACCATTGTACAAGTGCTGAAACAATTGGAAAACTGGGGCATGGTTGTCAGGGGATTGTTTATAGAGGGCTTGCCGCAGCTGCAATTCACCACCAAGGCGTTTCTCTCTTCCATTCAACAATCTTCTTCCTCTTCGGTTCCTGGAGGTAATGAAGCTTTAGTTCTGATATCTTCAGTCGATCCAGCCAATCCGTTTGGTATGCTGATGCCTTGGCCATCGCAAGAGAGCATCCCATTTTCCCGAAAAAGCGGAAATTATTTGGTCATGAAAGGAGCCTTCTGGCTCTATTGGGTTGAAAATAACGGCAGGCGCATATACCGGATCGGGCAGAAAGAACAATCCGAGGAGCAGATACAGGATGATCTAAAAACCATCTTCCGTATTTGCCTTCGCCAGCATCATTTACGCAAGATCATCATCGAATCCTGGAACGGTACCCGTATCACGGAAGCGCTTGAACGGGAATACCTGCTTCATCTCGGAGCGGAATTGGACCAAACCCGTTACGTACTTTGGCCCAGTCAGCTTAGCTAA
- a CDS encoding metalloregulator ArsR/SmtB family transcription factor encodes MNEIGPIRDVYDAVADPTRRKLLRLLADAEELPLNELTIHFQMGRTAVSKHLAILKDAGLVTNRKVGRETRYRLNPAPLREIEDWVSFYRKFWSERMVLLNQILQEE; translated from the coding sequence TTGAACGAGATTGGACCTATAAGGGATGTTTATGACGCCGTTGCCGATCCAACTCGGCGTAAACTGCTTCGTCTGTTGGCAGACGCGGAAGAATTGCCTCTCAATGAGTTAACGATTCATTTTCAAATGGGTCGTACTGCAGTTTCCAAGCATTTGGCGATCCTGAAGGATGCCGGTCTCGTAACCAACCGAAAGGTTGGGAGGGAAACGCGTTATCGGCTGAATCCTGCCCCATTGAGAGAAATTGAGGATTGGGTATCGTTTTACAGGAAATTCTGGAGTGAAAGAATGGTGCTTTTAAACCAAATCTTACAGGAGGAATAA
- a CDS encoding DUF6483 family protein, translating into MFKRDYFMRQIEQLALVLHHILFHKEQKQFEDAERLLDEACRHILGLNLRSLRALSIPDILKLLTYNEITDTGKALVLADLLKEEGDLHQAQDNPYEAYISRVKALDLLLNLHQDYRDGDELLDQELKTRIDDLLAQFGKLDLPIPVKEKLLAYYEEGGAYAKVEDVLFHLLEDEPGRAGIREFGISFYQRLLGKETAQLARGNFSREEASEGLSLMQQE; encoded by the coding sequence TTGTTCAAACGTGATTACTTCATGCGCCAAATCGAGCAATTAGCTCTTGTATTACATCATATTTTATTTCATAAAGAGCAAAAGCAATTTGAGGATGCAGAGCGCTTGCTCGATGAAGCTTGTCGTCATATTTTGGGACTTAATCTCAGATCGCTGCGGGCTTTGTCGATTCCTGACATACTTAAGCTGCTTACTTATAATGAAATAACGGATACAGGCAAGGCACTGGTCCTGGCAGACCTGCTTAAAGAAGAGGGAGACCTCCATCAAGCCCAAGATAATCCCTATGAAGCTTATATAAGTCGGGTCAAGGCACTTGACCTGTTGCTGAACCTGCATCAAGATTATCGCGATGGGGATGAGCTTTTGGATCAAGAGTTAAAAACGCGCATAGATGATCTGCTGGCCCAGTTCGGCAAGCTTGATCTGCCTATACCGGTTAAGGAAAAGCTGCTGGCTTATTATGAGGAAGGCGGAGCCTATGCCAAGGTTGAGGATGTGCTCTTTCATTTGTTGGAGGATGAGCCGGGACGAGCGGGAATTCGCGAGTTCGGCATTTCTTTTTATCAGCGGCTGCTTGGCAAGGAAACTGCACAATTGGCGCGGGGGAACTTCAGCCGCGAAGAGGCGAGTGAGGGATTGTCTCTCATGCAGCAAGAATGA
- a CDS encoding response regulator transcription factor, whose product MSSDHKSKFLLTNREREVFELLVQDKTTKDIAGQLFISEKTVRNHISNVMQKLNVKGRSQAVVELIKLGELKI is encoded by the coding sequence ATGAGCAGCGACCACAAAAGTAAATTTTTACTAACCAATCGGGAACGCGAGGTCTTTGAACTCTTGGTCCAAGACAAGACGACAAAGGATATTGCCGGGCAGCTTTTCATCAGTGAAAAGACAGTTAGGAATCATATTTCCAATGTGATGCAGAAACTAAATGTTAAAGGTCGTTCACAAGCGGTTGTCGAGCTAATCAAGCTTGGGGAATTAAAGATATAA
- the rph gene encoding ribonuclease PH, translated as MRSDGRANNELRPMKITPHYIKHAEGSVLIEAGDTKVICTATVEDRVPPFMKGQGKGWITAEYSMLPRATQVRNQREAAKGKLGGRTMEIQRLIGRALRAVVDLEALGERSITLDCDVIQADGGTRTTSITGAFVAMALAVNKLADTKHLSRFPITDFLASVSVGVIANSARLDLHYDEDSIAKVDMNVVMTGQGQFVEVQGTGEDAPFSRRELDELLALAESGIQQMIEEQRRILGPIGDRIRGTQHAASE; from the coding sequence ATGAGAAGTGATGGAAGAGCAAATAACGAGCTTCGACCGATGAAAATTACTCCCCATTATATAAAGCATGCAGAAGGTTCCGTACTGATCGAAGCAGGCGATACCAAAGTCATTTGTACGGCGACGGTGGAAGATCGGGTTCCTCCTTTTATGAAGGGCCAAGGCAAGGGATGGATAACGGCAGAATATTCGATGCTGCCCAGAGCTACACAGGTTCGAAATCAAAGGGAAGCAGCAAAAGGTAAGCTGGGCGGGCGGACGATGGAAATTCAACGATTAATTGGCCGCGCGCTCAGGGCGGTTGTTGATTTAGAGGCACTCGGGGAACGTTCAATCACACTCGATTGCGATGTGATTCAAGCCGATGGTGGGACGAGGACGACATCTATAACGGGTGCTTTTGTTGCTATGGCATTGGCCGTTAACAAGCTGGCTGACACCAAACATCTGTCCAGATTTCCCATAACGGACTTCCTTGCCTCCGTTAGTGTCGGTGTTATTGCTAACAGCGCCCGTTTGGATTTGCACTATGATGAGGATTCAATTGCTAAGGTGGACATGAATGTGGTGATGACAGGTCAAGGCCAGTTCGTGGAGGTTCAAGGGACTGGCGAGGATGCTCCTTTCAGCCGCCGAGAGCTGGATGAGCTGCTTGCCTTGGCGGAGTCGGGGATTCAGCAGATGATTGAGGAACAACGAAGGATTTTAGGTCCTATTGGCGATCGTATACGAGGTACCCAGCATGCGGCTTCAGAGTAA